From Xiphophorus couchianus chromosome 4, X_couchianus-1.0, whole genome shotgun sequence, a single genomic window includes:
- the LOC114143637 gene encoding E3 ubiquitin-protein ligase RNF182: MKDSAAETSGAEEGVSHTLGQEHDLKMSSPPATSEETDCPPPEELECKICYQRYNANNRKPKILDCLHRVCSRCLVKILDVTDGVGCIPCPFCRHQTEITEYQVSALPDDVNIMSHLTMREKSCSLDKKREVVLTPKSLSSTSPSHDSSNCLVITIMEVQRDLQHSPSHNGSSDIYADQSLDSVSIGSNGPTDHDALSKFCNHVPRILVWLLGFLYFGSLPLGIYLLVIQRVTLGIVCVSLVPSSLTVCLVYGFCQCLCQGMCDCSARG; the protein is encoded by the coding sequence AACATGACTTGAAGATGAGCAGTCCTCCGGCTACTTCAGAAGAGACAGACTGTCCTCCCCCAGAGGAATTAGAGTGTAAAATCTGCTACCAGCGCTACAATGCCAACAACAGGAAGCCTAAGATCCTGGACTGCCTACATCGGGTGTGCTCCCGATGCCTCGTTAAGATTCTGGACGTCACCGACGGAGTGGGCTGCATCCCTTGCCCCTTCTGCCGACACCAAACTGAAATCACTGAGTACCAGGTCTCTGCCCTGCCTGATGACGTCAACATCATGTCCCACCTGACAATGCGAGAAAAGTCCTGCAGTTTGGACAAGAAGAGGGAGGTGGTCTTGACGCCAAAGAGTTTGTCCTCCACCAGCCCGTCCCATGACTCCTCAAACTGCCTGGTCATCACCATCATGGAGGTTCAGAGGGACTTGCAGCACTCTCCAAGCCACAACGGCAGCTCGGATATCTACGCCGACCAGAGCCTGGACTCTGTGTCAATTGGTTCCAATGGACCCACTGATCATGATGCGCTTTCAAAGTTCTGCAATCACGTCCCACGTATCCTGGTGTGGCTACTTGGTTTCTTATACTTTGGTTCGCTGCCCTTAGGAATTTATTTGTTAGTGATCCAGAGAGTGACTCTAGGAATCGTATGTGTTAGCTTAGTGCCATCGAGTCTGACAGTTTGCCTAGTGTATGGGTTCTGTCAGTGCCTGTGTCAGGGCATGTGTGACTGCTCTGCCCGGGGCTGA